From Anomalospiza imberbis isolate Cuckoo-Finch-1a 21T00152 chromosome 6, ASM3175350v1, whole genome shotgun sequence, one genomic window encodes:
- the AP5M1 gene encoding AP-5 complex subunit mu-1: MALRALWLLRHDPAAGGAVLFSRRYPTVELRAETFNGSTHVPIPSDSDFLKALLFELRLVDEHVFVEQRDTCTRINHSCVYSVSTAAGELWPVLAFLKSGLIYACVPLVEGTLEPRPPLLTVSGLSQGLALLLGIMDYVSPSRKNEAELSTKVGQLRNLLIQACPLGTPLNTNIRSLNSSFDDIQEMPADKEQPAWRSSTYKGKPQVHVCITEKVKCMQYDQRDVVDTWQVYGAVNCKCDIEGSAPNVTLSLTLPTNAPPLQDIVVHHCVTSVDPAMLMSTSAEPLHDSVYNGPYKFPFIPPSDSFNLCYYTSQVPVPPILGCYQLIEEGSQIKITVNLKLHESIKNSFEYCEARIPFFNRGPIAQLEYKVSYGQLDLSREKSLLVWVIGQKFPKSLEVSLTGTVSFGTAGKEHPTDYVCTGNTAYVKLYFRIPDFTLTGCYVDQHSVQIFVPGKPKITASRELISSDYYIWNSKAPAPMVYKPLLD; encoded by the exons GCGCTACCCCACGGTCGAGCTGCGCGCCGAGACCTTCAACGGCTCCACGCACGTCCCCATCCCCTCGGACAGCGACTTCCTCAAGGCCCTGCTCTTCGAGCTGAGGCTGGTGGATGAGCACGTCTTCGTGGAGCAGCGGGACACCTGCACCAGGATCAACCACTCCTGCGTGTACTCCGTGTCCACCGCCGCGGGGGAGCTCTGGCCCGTGCTGGCCTTCCTCAAGAGCGGCCTCATCTACGCCTGTGTCCCGCTGGTGGAGGGGACCCTGGAGCCACGGCCACCCCTCCTCACCGTCAGCGGGCTCTCGCAGGGACTGGCTCTGTTGTTGGGCATCATGGACTACGTCTCTCCCAGCCGGAAAAACGAGGCTGAGCTGAGCACCAAGGTCGGGCAGCTCCGAAATCTGCTGATCCAGGCCTGTCCCCTGGGCACCCCCCTGAACACCAACATCCGCAGCCTGAACAGCTCCTTCGACGACATCCAGGAGATGCCTGCGGATAAGGAGCAGCCAGCCTGGAGATCCAGCACCTACAAGGGCAAACCTCAGGTTCATGTCTGCATCACTGAGAAGGTCAAGTGTATGCAGTATGACCAGAGGGATGTGGTGGACACGTGGCAAGTTTATGGAGCTGTGAACTGCAAG TGTGACATAGAGGGATCTGCACCAAACGTCACCCTCAGCCTGACCCTCCCGACGAATGCGCCCCCGCTCCAAGACATCGTGGTCCATCACTGTGTGACCTCTGTGGACCCTGCCATGCTCATGTCCACCAGTGCTGAGCCTCTGCATGATTCTGTGTACAATGGACCTTACAAATTCCCTTTCATTCCTCCTTCAGATTCCTTCAACCTGTGTTACTACACTTCCCAG gttcctgttCCACCAATTTTGGGATGTTACCAACTCATTGAAGAGGGATCACAGATAAAAATAACAGTTAATTTAAAGCTCCATGAAAGTATAAAGAATTCTTTTGAGTACTGTGAAGCTCGTATACCTTTCTTCAACAG GGGCCCCATTGCTCAGTTAGAGTACAAAGTTAGTTATGGCCAGCTGGATTTGTCCCGGGAGAAGAGCCTCCTGGTTTGGGTCATTG GACAGAAGTTCCCCAAATCTTTGGAGGTTTCCCTGACTGGAACTGTGTCTTTTGGCACCGCAGGCAAAGAGCACCCGACTGATTATGTGTGCACTGGGAACACTGCTTATGTAAAA CTGTATTTTAGGATCCCAGACTTTACACTTACTGGATGTTACGTAGACCAGCATTCTGTTCAGATCTTTGTTCCAGGGAAGCCCAAAATTACTGCAT cCCGGGAATTGATTTCTTCTGATTACTACATCTGGAATTCCAAAGCACCAGCACCTATGGTGTACAAACCCTTACTTGACTAA